A genome region from Pygocentrus nattereri isolate fPygNat1 chromosome 6, fPygNat1.pri, whole genome shotgun sequence includes the following:
- the tmem169b gene encoding transmembrane protein 169, which produces MEQVEQSGGESPQLTSIRSDASGATAEEGNSGTNTRRKRRKREPRPESIIVYRSDAERLDGEERGGDVEGTERSSEEGAKFLTTPTSEGGWNLPPDSRYVTLTGTITRGKKKGQMVDIHVTLTEKELREMAKSKERLDAECEAGDGAKRSCGLGFSQGPHVVLWSLSCAPIVFILSFITSFYYGTLTWYNVFLVYNEERTFWHKITICPFLIIFYPMLIMAVSLSLGLYSAVVQVSWAFSEWWMSVKDLEKGFCGWACGKLGLEDCSPYSIVELLDSDTISGSLQGKTPGESVQTSSV; this is translated from the exons ATGGAGCAAGTTGAGCAGTCGGGGGGAGAGAGCCCCCAGCTAACATCTATACGGTCAGATGCTTCAGGGGCCACGGCGGAGGAAGGAAATTCCGGAACCAACACACGGAGGAAGCGCAGGAAGAGAGAGCCCAGACCAGAGTCCATCATTGTGTACCGCTCTGATGCTGAGAGATTAGATGGAGAGGAGCGTGGAGGAGATGTGGAAGGGACAGAGAGGAGCTCTGAGGAAGGGGCCAAATTTCTCACCACCCCAACGAGTGAAG GAGGCTGGAACCTACCACCCGATAGCCGCTATGTGACACTAACAGGCACAATCACACGTGGGAAGAAAAAAGGTCAGATGGTGGACATTCATGTCACACTGACGGAGAAAGAATTACGGGAGATGGCCAAGTCCAAAGAGCGGCTGGACGCTGAATGTGAAGCCGGAGATGGAGCCAAGCGCTCATGTGGTTTGGGGTTTTCTCAGGGTCCTCACGTGGTGTTGTGGAGTCTTTCTTGTGCTCCCATAGTCTTTATCCTCTCCTTCATTACCTCATTTTACTATGGCACACTCACCTGGTACAATGTGTTCCTGGTGTACAACGAGGAGAGGACGTTTTGGCACAAAATCACCATATGCCCCTTTCTCATCATTTTCTACCCCATGCTCATCATGGCTGTTTCATTGTCTCTCGGTTTGTATTCGGCTGTGGTGCAAGTGTCCTGGGCGTTTAGTGAGTGGTGGATGTCAGTGAAGGACTTGGAGAAGGGCTTCTGCGGCTGGGCCTGTGGTAAGCTGGGGCTGGAGGATTGCTCTCCATATAGCATTGTAGAGTTACTCGACTCTGACACAATCTCTGGCAGTCTGCAGGGGAAAACTCCAGGAGAAAGCGTGCAAACGTCGTCTGTGTGA
- the xrcc5 gene encoding X-ray repair cross-complementing protein 5: protein MARASKSALVLCMDVGFSMSNSVPGQEAPFERAKKVIQKFIQRQVFAENKDELALVLFGTDETKNPLAQDGQYQNICVHRHLMLPDFELLEEIENQLQPGSQHADWLDALVVCMDLLQKETMGKKYERLNIALLTDLNTPTCADQLDVIITNLKKAGITLQFFLPFPVDADEGADRGGDAASPRHPPHGGKGLSREQKQGLEMVKQVMTALDEEDGLDEVYTFSEAVEKLSIFKRIERRPMAWPCQLTIGSSLSIRIVGYKAVCEEKLKKTWAVVDAESHQKDDVKRETVYCLSDDNETEVQKDDTIQGFRYGSDIVPFSKVDQDQMKYKSDGKSFAVLGFAKQELINRHQFMGNQVVKVFAPREDEHAGVALSALIHALDSLKMVAIVRYAYDRRSNPQVGAAFPCIKEKYECLLYVQLPYMEDLRQFIFPSLENNKKFAPSEAQLSAVDSLINSMMLVEEGEDGKKEDIFKVNHISNPQFQRIFQCLHHRGVNPGAPLPPVDPWLKRILDRPEAVLARCQGPLQEMKKCFPLKEVVWKKEQKTSADVFGNGEEPNAKKLKLAEEDKFNLAEISEGNVTSVGSVNPAKDFRTLIQHKTIPYDQACEQLTHRMEQLLGNRSTDYYMKTITCIQAFREQSVKVSNAEVFNSYMQSLKKSVPDRSLQEFWDLLVQDALTLISKDEVESSTVSKQEADQFLMSEEKEEEAVIPIQDDAGDVDDLLDMM, encoded by the exons ATGGCGAGAGCGTCTAAg tCCGCTTTGGTGCTTTGCATGGATGTGGGCTTCTCTATGAGCAACTCTGTTCCTGGTCAGGAAGCCCCATTCGAGCGAGCTAAGAAGGTCATTCAGAAATTCATCCAGCGCCAG GTTTTTGCCGAGAACAAGGATGAGTTGGCCCTGGTCCTTTTTGGTACAGATGAGACAAAGAATCCACTGGCCCAAGATGGCCAGTACCAGAACATCTGTGTACACCGACATCTGATGTTGCCAGACTTTGAGCTGCTGGAGGAAATTGAAAATCAGCTTCAGCCTGGTAGTCAGCATGCAGACT GGCTCGATGCACTTGTTGTATGCATGGATCTTCTCCAAAAAGAAACCAT GGGGAAGAAGTATGAGAGGCTGAATATCGCCCTCCTCACTGACCTCAATACGCCGACCTGTGCTGATCAACTGGACGTCATCATTACCAACTTGAAGAAAGCTGGCATTACCTTGCAATTCTT CCTGCCATTCCCTGTGGATGCAGATGAAGGAGCTGACAGAGGAGGAGATGCAGCAAGTCCGAGGCATCCACCCCATGGGGGAAAAGGCCTGAGTAGGGAACAGAAGCAGGGGCTTGAGATGGTCAAGCAAGTCATGACCGCTCTTGATGAAGAGGATGGCCTGGATGAGGTCTACACCTTCAG CGAAGCTGTGGAGAAGCTGTCCATCTTTAAGCGTATTGAGCGACGACCCATGGCTTGGCCCTGTCAGCTCACAATCGGAAGCTCCCTTTCCATCCGCATTGTTGGATACAAAGCA GTTTGTGAGGAGAAATTGAAGAAGACCTGGGCTGTGGTGGATGCTGAGAGTCACCAGAAAGACGATGTGAAGAGAGAGACGGTGTATTGCCTCAGCGATGACAATGAGACTGAAGTGCAGAAAGATGACACTATTCAGG GTTTCCGTTATGGAAGCGATATTGTCCCATTCTCTAAAGTGGACCAAGACCAAATGAAGTACAAGTCAGATGGAAAGAGCTTTGCTGTGCTTGGCTTTGCCAAGCAGGAGCTG ATTAATCGTCATCAGTTCATGGGCAACCAAGTCGTTAAGGTTTTTGCTCCCAGGGAAGATGAG CATGCAGGTGTTGCACTCTCTGCTCTGATCCACGCTTTGGACAGTCTAAAGATGGTGGCTATTGTTCGCTATGCCTATGACCGCCGCAGCAACCCGCAAGTAGGAGCTGCTTTTCCCTGCATCAAAGAGAAGTATGAG TGTCTGCTGTATGTCCAGTTGCCGTACATGGAGGACCTCCGTCAGTTCATTTTCCCTTCATTGGAGAACAACAAAAAGTTTGCTCCCTCAG AGGCTCAGCTGTCAGCAGTAGATTCTCTCATCAACTCCATGATGCTGGTGGAGGAGGGTGAAGATGGAAAGAAGGAGGACATCTTCAAAGTCAACCATATCTCCAACCCACAGTTCCAGAGGATTTTCCAG TGCCTACACCATCGTGGAGTGAACCCAGGTGCCCCCTTGCCTCCTGTAGACCCTTGGCTAAAGAGGATACTAGACCGGCCTGAGGCTGTCTTGGCCCGCTGCCAAGGACCCCTGCAGGAGATGAAAAAATGCTTCCCTCTGAAGGAGGTGGTGTGGAAGAAGGAGCAGAAGACTAGTGCGGACGTGTTTGGGAATGG TGAGGAGCCAAATGCTAAGAAGCTGAAACTGGCTGAAGAAGATAAGTTCAATCTGGCTGAGATTTCAGAGGGAAACGTTACCTCG GTTGGTAGTGTTAACCCTGCAAAAGACTTCCGCACTTTAATTCAGCACAAAACCATTCCCTATGACCAAG CATGTGAGCAGCTAACCCACAGGATGGAGCAGTTGCTGGGCAACAGGAGCACTGACTACTACATGAAGACCATCACCTGCATCCAGGCCTTTAGGGAGCAGTCTGTAAAG GTTTCAAATGCAGAAGTTTTCAACAGCTACATGCAGTCTCTGAAGAAGAGTGTTCCAGACCGCAGTCTTCAGGAATTCTGGGATCTGCTTGTTCAAG ATGCTCTAACATTAATCAGCAAGGATGAAGTggagagcagcacagtgtcCAAACAAGAGGCAGACCAG TTTTTGATGTctgaagagaaagaggaggaggcaGTTATTCCTATCCAGGATGATGCAGGAGATGTGGATGATTTG
- the LOC108423845 gene encoding coiled-coil domain-containing protein 18 encodes MADQAELTSLDSLLLQLALDTRELSQRKDNLKRQIEICKSNIQEKKSYIDEAQKSLKKLEEEILQKRNTVKCYKENVKSLRGTSELLLQYEKTLESELERRTDSCNQDMKVFQERIENYKAVFQQCKEEYCKNPLAKKLLSFQAENEEIEKRIRAKEEQITAIEKELKDLQGGQDTCDSSKTPIESEEQEALPSESSFQPEADTASHRDLRPQGTETEQDDAQIEMEEKATENNHDQADGCDESNASQVGAIGSIVWTKHEMRCVAEQKQEEQTSDMQDCNMNTSTGSDVMEEMLKVMEVEDQQETERAAREEGANEGTAPSSPTRLTKVLSTPTFSLNSSPSTSPGHKESSEAPTFVFSLNAGPSTPGFSGFGCGFDVGSSQNEESPFTFTSPYFTNKRSPETKLPGFLFDELENHPEEVFPFSFSSKSPQPSSSTQEPGETGDTFPFSFNFGKF; translated from the exons ATGGCTGATCAGGCGGAGCTGACAAGTCTGGACAGTCTGCTATTGCAGTTAG CTCTCGATACTCGAGAATTAAGCCAGAGGAAGGACAATTTGAAAAGGCAAATTGAAA TATGTAAATCCAATATACAAGAAAAGAAGAGCTACATAGATGAAGCTCAGAAGAGTCTAAAGAAACTAGAGGAAGAAATTCTGCAAAAACGCAACACTGTGAAGTGTTACAAAGAAAATGTGAAGAG TCTTCGAGGAACAAGTGAACTTCTGCTTCAGTATGAAAAGACACTGGAATCTGAGCTAGAAAGGAGGACGGACAGCTGTAATCAGGACAT gAAGGTGTTCCAGGAGAGAATCGAAAACTACAAGGCAGTATTTCAACAGTGTAAAGAAGAATACTGTAAAAATCCTCTGGCTAAAAAGCTCCTAAGCTTTCAGGCAGAGAATGAAGAAATTGAGAAAAGAATTCGAGCCAAAGAAGAGCAAATAACTGCAATTGAGAAAGAGCTGAAAGATCTACAAG GGGGCCAGGACACATGTGACAG TAGTAAAACACCTATAGAGTCAGAAGAACAAGAAGCACTTCCATCTGAGAGTAGCTTTCAACCTGAGGCCGATACAGCCTCACACAGAGACCTCCGACCACAG GGCACAGAAACAGAGCAAGATGATGCTCAAATTGAGATGGAAGAGAAGGCTACGGAGAACAATCACGACCAAGCAGATGGCTGTGATGAGTCAAATGCGTCTCAAGTGGGCGCAATTGGCAGCATTGTTTGGACAAAGCATGAGATGAGATGTG TGgcagaacagaaacaggaaGAGCAAACATCCGACATG CAGGATTGCAATATGAACACCTCCACTGGGTCTGATGTGATGGAGGAAATGTTGAAGGTGATGGAGGTTGAGGACCAGCAGGAGACTGAAAGAGCTGCTAGAGAGGAAGGCGCTAATGAGGGGACAGCCCCATCATCCCCCACCAGACTGACTAAAGTGCTGAGCACTCCAACGTTCTCCCTAAA TAGCAGCCCCAGTACTTCACCTGGTCACAAGGAGAGTTCAGAAGCACCAACCTTCGTTTTCTCTTTGAATGCTGGTCCCAGCACACCTGGGTTCTCTGGATTTGGCTGTGGCTTTGATGTGGGGTCGAGTCAAAATGAG GAGTcaccttttacatttacaagccCTTACTTTACAAACAag AGGTCCCCAGAAACAAAGCTGCCAG GCTTTCTGTTTGATGAGTTAGAGAATCATCCAGAGGAGGTGtttccattttctttcagtTCTAAGAGCCCTCAGCCCAGCTCCTCCACCCAAGAGCCAGGAGAGACTGGAGACACCTTCCCTTTCTCCTTCAACTTTGGCAAGTTTTAA